The following are encoded in a window of Polynucleobacter sp. VK25 genomic DNA:
- the queG gene encoding tRNA epoxyqueuosine(34) reductase QueG, with amino-acid sequence MPLSTSPQSLDEANLRDWLNTQAIALGFDGLRITDTHLGLATERLKEWLEQGRHGQMEYMQRHAELRSNPELLVPGTVRVICVSMNYLPPETDFDAEWQRLEDPTQGVVSMYARGRDYHKVLRNRLQEFAQLIEERIGKLGYRVFTDSAPLMEVELARKAGLGWRGKHTLLLNRESGSTFFLGEILVDVPLPIDGETEEHCGTCTSCIDVCPTQAITAPYQLDARRCISYLTIENPDSIPVEFRSAMGNRVYGCDDCQLICPWNKFAQRTELPDFARRHGLGQATLLQLWSWTEVEFEQRHEGSAIRRIGYSRWRRNLAVAMGNALASPEISGVDRQAIRSALNDAFAGADALVAEHIEWALNEYKAYN; translated from the coding sequence ATGCCTTTATCTACTAGCCCTCAATCCCTAGATGAGGCCAATCTGCGAGATTGGCTCAATACCCAAGCTATAGCGCTCGGGTTTGACGGCTTGCGGATTACTGATACCCATTTAGGCTTGGCAACTGAGCGACTAAAAGAGTGGCTTGAGCAGGGTCGGCACGGCCAAATGGAATACATGCAGCGCCATGCAGAATTACGCTCCAATCCCGAGCTTTTAGTTCCTGGCACCGTACGCGTCATCTGCGTTTCCATGAACTATCTACCGCCTGAAACGGATTTCGATGCTGAGTGGCAAAGACTTGAAGATCCTACTCAAGGGGTAGTTTCCATGTATGCCAGAGGGCGCGACTATCACAAGGTACTTCGTAATCGTCTACAAGAGTTTGCCCAGCTCATCGAAGAACGTATCGGAAAATTAGGCTATCGCGTATTTACGGATTCAGCACCATTGATGGAAGTGGAGCTTGCACGTAAGGCGGGCTTGGGTTGGCGCGGTAAACACACGCTCTTGCTCAATCGAGAATCTGGCTCCACGTTTTTCTTGGGTGAGATCTTGGTAGATGTACCACTCCCGATTGATGGGGAGACGGAAGAGCATTGTGGCACCTGTACCTCTTGTATTGATGTCTGTCCTACACAAGCCATCACTGCACCATATCAATTGGATGCACGTCGCTGCATCTCTTATCTCACTATCGAAAATCCTGATTCCATTCCGGTTGAGTTCAGAAGCGCCATGGGCAATCGTGTTTATGGCTGTGATGATTGCCAGCTTATTTGCCCGTGGAATAAGTTTGCTCAGCGTACTGAGTTACCAGACTTTGCAAGACGTCACGGCTTAGGGCAGGCGACGCTATTGCAATTGTGGTCTTGGACTGAGGTAGAGTTTGAGCAACGCCATGAAGGCAGCGCTATTCGCAGAATTGGCTATAGCCGCTGGCGCCGCAATTTGGCAGTGGCTATGGGTAATGCACTTGCGAGTCCAGAAATATCAGGTGTTGATAGGCAAGCAATACGCTCCGCATTAAATGATGCTTTTGCTGGTGCAGACGCTTTGGTAGCGGAGCATATTGAATGGGCCTTAAATGAATACAAGGCTTACAATTAA
- the tsaE gene encoding tRNA (adenosine(37)-N6)-threonylcarbamoyltransferase complex ATPase subunit type 1 TsaE: protein MAQTQATSATPLTAIDLYCRQEADTASLAKQLAASFEKFLTQQSGSHLNISLEGDLGAGKTTFARYLIQALGHEGKVKSPTYTLCEPYPLQLKDQAITVHHFDLYRMRDPLEWQEAGFAEHFDVPGICLIEWPEKAEGTLPAFDIQIQLNAGPDENERSIKIIALSHQGNSALEDIRSNQ, encoded by the coding sequence ATGGCTCAAACACAGGCAACTTCAGCAACCCCGCTCACTGCAATAGATCTCTATTGTAGGCAGGAGGCCGATACCGCATCCCTTGCCAAACAGCTGGCGGCCAGTTTTGAGAAATTTCTGACTCAGCAATCAGGCTCACATCTCAATATCTCTTTAGAGGGTGATCTGGGTGCTGGCAAAACGACGTTTGCGAGATACCTCATTCAAGCACTGGGACATGAGGGCAAAGTAAAGAGTCCTACCTATACTTTGTGTGAACCCTACCCGCTGCAATTAAAAGATCAAGCAATCACGGTTCACCATTTTGATTTATATCGCATGCGTGATCCATTGGAATGGCAAGAGGCTGGGTTTGCAGAACACTTTGATGTGCCTGGAATTTGCCTGATTGAATGGCCAGAGAAAGCGGAAGGCACTTTACCTGCTTTTGATATTCAGATTCAGTTGAACGCTGGTCCCGATGAGAATGAACGCAGCATCAAAATTATTGCCTTATCTCATCAGGGTAATAGCGCATTAGAAGATATTCGATCCAATCAGTAA